In the Streptomyces sp. NBC_00525 genome, one interval contains:
- a CDS encoding DUF397 domain-containing protein gives MIRKTAAEEAPRLEWFKSSYSDSSDGHDCVEVAAAPGAVHVRDSKDLSVPALAFGQGAWAGFVTYAADC, from the coding sequence ATGATCCGCAAGACCGCTGCCGAGGAAGCGCCTCGGTTGGAGTGGTTCAAGAGCAGTTACAGCGACAGCAGCGACGGCCACGACTGCGTCGAGGTCGCGGCTGCGCCCGGCGCCGTGCACGTCCGTGACTCGAAGGACCTGTCCGTACCGGCGCTTGCTTTCGGGCAGGGTGCCTGGGCGGGTTTCGTTACGTACGCGGCTGACTGCTGA
- a CDS encoding DUF397 domain-containing protein, giving the protein MLTEGPRLRWFKSSYSSSSEGDSCVEVAAAPGTVHVRDSKDLSVPALAFGQGAWAGFVTYAAER; this is encoded by the coding sequence ATGCTCACCGAAGGCCCTCGGCTGCGGTGGTTCAAGAGCAGTTACAGCAGCAGCAGCGAGGGGGACTCCTGCGTCGAGGTCGCGGCTGCGCCGGGCACCGTGCATGTCCGTGACTCGAAGGACCTGTCCGTGCCGGCGCTCGCCTTCGGGCAGGGTGCCTGGGCGGGTTTCGTTACGTACGCGGCCGAGCGCTGA
- a CDS encoding helix-turn-helix domain-containing protein, giving the protein MTVDEVGADEPGWDVDPDDESGVAVVAAVGRQLRAWREAAGLTAAEFGARLGYGENLIYKVEGGRRIARPEFLDRADEVCDAGGKIAAMKQDLAAVRYPKKVRDLAKLEARAVELSAYGNHNLHGLLQTKAYAEALLATRRPAYSQEELRRLVDARMARQSIFERSPAPELSFIQEEVTLRRPIGGAAVMREQLERLLEVAELPNVEVQVMPTCRGDHPGTGGRIQVLKFADGSAVGRTDNEFGSRPVSDPRHLRILDLRHGIIRARALSPGESRAFIEQVLGET; this is encoded by the coding sequence ATGACTGTGGACGAGGTCGGGGCGGACGAACCGGGCTGGGACGTCGATCCCGACGACGAGTCGGGCGTCGCGGTCGTCGCCGCCGTGGGCCGCCAACTGAGGGCCTGGCGCGAGGCGGCGGGCCTGACGGCGGCGGAGTTCGGAGCGCGGCTGGGCTACGGCGAGAACCTGATCTACAAGGTGGAGGGCGGCCGTCGTATCGCCCGCCCGGAGTTCCTGGACCGGGCGGACGAGGTGTGCGACGCGGGCGGCAAGATCGCGGCGATGAAGCAGGATCTGGCGGCGGTGCGGTATCCGAAGAAGGTTCGGGACCTGGCGAAGCTGGAGGCGAGGGCCGTGGAGCTTTCCGCCTACGGCAACCACAACCTCCATGGCCTGTTGCAGACCAAGGCCTATGCCGAGGCATTGCTTGCCACGCGTCGGCCTGCATACTCACAGGAGGAGCTCCGGCGTTTGGTGGATGCGCGTATGGCCCGGCAGTCGATCTTCGAGCGCTCCCCTGCCCCGGAGTTGAGCTTCATCCAGGAAGAGGTGACGCTTCGCCGCCCGATCGGGGGCGCAGCCGTCATGCGGGAACAGCTCGAACGCCTGCTGGAGGTGGCGGAGTTGCCCAACGTCGAGGTTCAGGTGATGCCGACGTGCCGTGGCGACCATCCTGGAACAGGAGGGCGGATTCAGGTGTTGAAGTTCGCTGACGGCTCGGCCGTGGGGCGCACGGACAACGAATTCGGTAGTCGGCCGGTGTCCGATCCAAGGCACCTCCGCATCCTTGACCTACGGCATGGCATCATCCGGGCTCGGGCTCTCTCGCCGGGGGAGTCGCGGGCCTTCATCGAGCAAGTGCTGGGAGAGACATGA